The proteins below come from a single Parageobacillus thermoglucosidasius genomic window:
- a CDS encoding nucleotide sugar dehydrogenase, with protein MSKKICVIGLGYIGLPTSVMFANHGIQVHGVDINEKAVKMIQQKQLHIEEPGLQERLNKAIDSGKFTVSTQPEEADVFIIAVPSPINEDKTANLDYVRAATKSIVPYVRKGNLVVLESTVPPRTVEDVMIPILREADLEIGTELFVSHSPERVIPGRIFEELVNNDRIVGGINEESGRLTAELYKTFVKGKIHITDATTAEMVKVIENTYRDVNIAFANELAKISEKIGVDVWEAIRLANFHPRVNIHLPGPGVGGHCIAVDPWFLVELQPELAKIVNLARQTNDSMPEYTALKIKQILENENIHHGRVAVFGLAFKGNVDDMRESPSLEVIHHLEKLGIDYTAYDPHIKENKLARQTQQIEEAVARADIIAILTDHNEFKTLRPEKIAPLVRTKIILDTKNCIDRNEWKKHGFHVLVLGDGKNQS; from the coding sequence ATGAGTAAAAAAATTTGCGTCATTGGATTAGGATATATCGGATTGCCGACGTCAGTGATGTTTGCCAATCACGGCATTCAAGTGCATGGCGTCGATATTAACGAAAAAGCAGTTAAGATGATTCAGCAAAAACAGTTGCATATTGAAGAACCGGGATTACAGGAACGCCTCAACAAGGCGATTGATAGCGGAAAATTTACCGTTTCCACTCAACCGGAGGAAGCGGATGTATTTATTATTGCCGTCCCGTCTCCGATTAACGAGGATAAAACCGCCAATTTAGATTATGTGCGTGCTGCGACAAAATCGATCGTCCCTTATGTCCGGAAAGGAAACTTGGTTGTGCTCGAATCAACGGTGCCTCCGCGCACGGTGGAAGACGTCATGATTCCGATTTTGCGGGAAGCGGATTTAGAGATTGGGACGGAATTATTTGTGTCTCATTCTCCAGAACGTGTGATTCCTGGAAGAATTTTCGAAGAACTGGTCAACAATGACCGCATTGTCGGCGGAATTAACGAGGAATCCGGACGCTTGACGGCGGAATTATATAAAACGTTTGTCAAAGGGAAAATTCACATTACCGACGCGACAACGGCAGAAATGGTGAAAGTCATCGAAAATACGTACCGCGATGTCAATATTGCATTTGCCAATGAATTGGCAAAAATAAGCGAAAAAATTGGCGTCGATGTGTGGGAAGCGATTCGTCTCGCCAATTTCCATCCGCGCGTAAACATTCATTTGCCTGGGCCAGGGGTTGGTGGGCATTGTATTGCGGTCGATCCTTGGTTTTTGGTGGAGTTGCAACCGGAATTGGCGAAAATAGTTAATCTTGCGCGCCAAACCAATGATAGCATGCCGGAATATACAGCGTTGAAAATTAAACAAATTCTTGAAAACGAAAATATTCATCATGGCCGCGTTGCCGTGTTTGGCTTGGCGTTCAAAGGAAACGTTGACGATATGCGGGAAAGCCCGTCGCTGGAAGTCATTCATCATTTAGAAAAACTTGGGATTGATTATACTGCTTACGATCCGCATATCAAAGAAAATAAATTGGCCCGCCAGACGCAACAAATCGAGGAAGCGGTTGCCCGTGCCGATATTATCGCCATTTTAACCGATCATAACGAATTTAAAACGTTGCGTCCGGAAAAAATCGCTCCTCTTGTACGAACAAAAATTATTCTGGATACGAAAAACTGTATTGACCGCAACGAATGGAAAAAGCATGGGTTTCATGTATTGGTGCTCGGGGATGGCAAAAACCAATCTTAA
- the murJ gene encoding murein biosynthesis integral membrane protein MurJ, with amino-acid sequence MSKLRIASILFLLSTFFLKFSSMFRDIIIAKLFGNSYVTDAYIAAMTIPNALILFMLTGMKDAFLPSYYKYSQLGKGFSHLTNIVKGTFWISFVISVAGALLSPLFIPKLYPDFNNHGTQIAIWTAVIYFLSVAIVGVNAVYEGYFDAQKMFSFSTFSQTIVVLCTIGGALFLHRPMGIYSVPFGYFVGTVFSFLIKLFYLGPRRFIDWKQPMDREEVISFYRIFLPIGLTIAVGQVNLFVNTLFAARLGEGAVSTLNYAFRLVSIPQAIFGVTIATIVFPLLAEAKAKNDMALFKAGIEKGLTYMFLFLAPTVAGMLVLMKECVQIVYERGAFTASATAQTSEYAFLYIGSVLFYSIQAVIAKGFYTLEKGHYMLRAGIVSIIANIIFNAIFSSMIGAAGLALSASFVGLVYSLITFTTLYKITGGFRLSVIGKEYGKITISTLAMVAVLLLVKYELHADRLAIIPYLAFMIVLGAAVYFVALWVFKVESVKEILTKKRRKEVS; translated from the coding sequence ATGTCCAAATTACGCATTGCGAGCATCTTGTTTTTGCTATCCACCTTTTTTCTGAAATTCTCGAGCATGTTTCGCGATATCATCATCGCCAAGTTATTCGGCAACTCTTATGTTACCGATGCTTATATCGCGGCGATGACCATCCCGAATGCACTTATTTTGTTTATGTTGACGGGGATGAAAGACGCCTTTTTGCCTAGCTATTATAAGTATTCTCAGCTAGGAAAAGGCTTTTCTCATTTAACGAACATCGTAAAAGGAACATTTTGGATTTCGTTTGTTATCTCGGTCGCCGGAGCGCTTCTTTCTCCGCTTTTCATTCCAAAGTTGTATCCGGATTTTAATAACCATGGGACGCAAATTGCTATATGGACGGCGGTCATTTATTTTCTGTCAGTGGCGATTGTCGGTGTCAATGCCGTTTATGAGGGATATTTTGATGCCCAAAAGATGTTTTCGTTTTCGACATTTTCCCAAACGATTGTTGTGCTATGCACAATTGGCGGTGCACTGTTTCTTCATCGCCCAATGGGGATTTATTCCGTGCCGTTTGGCTATTTTGTCGGAACCGTTTTTTCTTTCTTAATAAAGCTGTTTTATTTAGGACCGCGCCGGTTTATCGACTGGAAGCAGCCGATGGATCGGGAAGAAGTTATCTCGTTTTACCGCATCTTTTTGCCAATCGGGCTAACGATCGCTGTCGGCCAAGTAAACTTATTTGTGAATACATTGTTTGCCGCAAGGCTTGGCGAAGGGGCCGTATCTACTCTAAACTATGCATTCCGTCTCGTAAGTATTCCGCAGGCGATTTTTGGCGTGACCATTGCCACGATTGTGTTTCCGCTGTTAGCGGAGGCAAAAGCAAAAAACGATATGGCGCTGTTTAAAGCCGGCATCGAAAAGGGGCTTACGTACATGTTTTTATTTTTGGCGCCGACTGTCGCCGGAATGCTCGTATTGATGAAAGAGTGCGTCCAGATTGTATATGAACGGGGCGCGTTTACGGCGAGTGCGACCGCCCAAACAAGCGAATACGCTTTTTTGTATATCGGTTCTGTGCTTTTTTACAGCATCCAAGCTGTCATTGCAAAAGGATTTTATACGCTGGAAAAAGGGCATTATATGCTGAGAGCCGGAATTGTTTCGATTATTGCTAACATTATTTTTAATGCGATTTTTTCCAGCATGATAGGGGCAGCGGGTCTGGCTTTATCCGCGTCTTTTGTCGGGTTAGTGTATTCGCTGATTACGTTTACGACACTCTATAAAATCACAGGTGGATTTCGTCTTTCGGTGATTGGAAAGGAGTACGGGAAAATTACCATTAGTACGCTCGCAATGGTAGCTGTGTTGCTTCTTGTAAAATACGAATTGCATGCCGATCGGCTCGCTATCATCCCGTATTTAGCATTCATGATTGTGCTGGGGGCAGCGGTATACTTTGTGGCATTATGGGTGTTCAAGGTGGAGTCCGTTAAAGAAATTTTAACAAAAAAGAGGAGGAAAGAAGTTTCTTAG
- a CDS encoding DUF1284 domain-containing protein — MKPLRLRGHHLLCVHGFRGMGYSPAFVEKMREVVAKIRDEEQDFLIQVVAALDDACMACPHHGETACQAAPDSNEHVLSMDQKVIRHLGIEENGVYLKSELVQRTAQKVRPDDLDYLCANCSWLPYGVCKEGIANVQRGNVAQKIEEDGRR, encoded by the coding sequence ATGAAGCCGCTGCGGTTGCGAGGCCATCATTTATTATGTGTCCATGGATTTCGCGGGATGGGATACAGCCCGGCGTTTGTCGAAAAAATGCGGGAAGTGGTGGCGAAAATTCGCGATGAAGAGCAAGATTTTCTGATCCAAGTCGTGGCCGCGCTCGACGATGCGTGCATGGCGTGTCCGCATCACGGGGAAACGGCATGCCAGGCGGCCCCGGATTCGAACGAACATGTCCTTTCGATGGATCAAAAAGTGATCCGTCATTTAGGAATTGAAGAAAACGGCGTTTATTTAAAATCGGAATTAGTGCAGCGGACAGCGCAAAAAGTGCGCCCGGATGATTTGGACTACTTATGCGCCAACTGTTCGTGGCTTCCGTACGGCGTATGTAAAGAAGGAATTGCGAATGTGCAACGCGGCAATGTCGCGCAAAAAATTGAGGAGGATGGCCGGCGTTGA
- a CDS encoding histidine kinase, with amino-acid sequence MAGVDAAAVRTIGTVAILLSEFIKNNDAIYEKVWYDRQI; translated from the coding sequence ATGGCCGGCGTTGACGCGGCGGCGGTTCGCACCATTGGCACCGTAGCAATATTGTTGTCAGAATTCATCAAAAATAATGACGCCATTTATGAAAAAGTGTGGTATGATAGACAAATATAA
- a CDS encoding helix-turn-helix domain-containing protein, translating into MRKLGEKLKYLRKQHNWTQEQLAQHLNISRSQISKWENGELLPDVQSLEKLSNLYEVSIDFLIGKHTTKKELLREMNLLYQTDRIDEKMLDIIDYFKQNPDMEEMIYSLAQLPAKKRKHLETIIITLIQEFSDAVK; encoded by the coding sequence ATGAGGAAATTAGGAGAAAAACTAAAATATTTGCGCAAGCAGCATAACTGGACGCAAGAGCAGCTGGCGCAGCATCTCAATATATCGCGCTCGCAAATCAGCAAATGGGAAAATGGAGAATTGCTCCCGGACGTGCAATCATTGGAAAAATTAAGCAATCTTTACGAAGTGAGCATCGATTTTTTAATTGGGAAGCATACGACGAAAAAAGAGCTTCTGCGGGAAATGAACCTTTTATATCAAACGGACCGCATTGATGAGAAAATGCTCGATATTATCGACTATTTCAAACAAAACCCGGATATGGAAGAAATGATTTATTCGCTGGCCCAACTGCCGGCAAAAAAACGAAAACATTTGGAAACGATCATTATTACGCTGATACAAGAATTTTCCGACGCAGTGAAATAA
- a CDS encoding peptidoglycan-binding protein produces the protein MNLKPRHIVLTSAFASALFWMPDDGKAAEWKVGMSAPQVKELQQLLKEKGFFTYPAATGYFGTITEQAVKAFQASVRLPVTGVVDDATYAKLKEAAARRTAEMKIGSRGNDVKVLQQNLKQLGYFKYPEITGYYGTITQDAVKRFQQNYGLPVTGIADARTVQSIQNEVMNRRPAQIAQEYVLAIGSQGAEVSKLQQNLKQLGYFTYPKITGYYGTVTADAVRQFQKRYSLPATGKADSQTLAKINEAVAGSKTSAPKAAIRLTIGSTGPEVKKVQTKLKQLGYFTHSEITGYYGSITAEAVKQFQKSAGIKATGVVDAETYERLMGQAPQKKLDAIALVADAAELLGKPYVWGGEAPQVGFDCSGLIVYLFKKQGISLPRTVATIWNAGTPVSAPSVGDIVFFATSGSGPSHAGIYIGNQQFIHSGSSTGVTISSLNNSYWKVRYLGAKRY, from the coding sequence GTGAATTTGAAGCCAAGACATATCGTGTTAACGTCTGCTTTCGCTTCGGCGCTGTTTTGGATGCCGGATGACGGGAAAGCGGCGGAGTGGAAAGTGGGAATGAGTGCTCCGCAAGTGAAAGAACTGCAACAACTATTAAAGGAAAAAGGGTTTTTTACATATCCGGCTGCTACAGGATATTTCGGGACGATAACCGAGCAGGCGGTTAAAGCGTTTCAAGCGTCCGTCCGCTTGCCTGTCACGGGCGTCGTGGATGATGCCACGTACGCTAAGTTGAAAGAAGCTGCCGCCCGGCGCACGGCGGAAATGAAAATTGGCTCGCGCGGAAACGATGTGAAAGTTTTGCAGCAAAATTTAAAACAACTCGGCTATTTCAAATATCCGGAGATCACCGGCTATTATGGAACCATTACGCAGGATGCGGTCAAGCGGTTTCAGCAAAACTACGGCCTTCCTGTGACGGGAATCGCCGATGCCCGCACTGTTCAGTCCATCCAAAACGAAGTGATGAACCGGCGCCCTGCCCAAATCGCTCAAGAATATGTATTGGCAATAGGCTCGCAAGGGGCGGAAGTCAGCAAATTACAGCAAAATTTAAAGCAGCTCGGCTATTTTACTTATCCGAAAATAACAGGATATTATGGCACGGTAACAGCGGATGCCGTCCGCCAATTTCAAAAGCGATATTCTCTTCCGGCTACTGGCAAGGCGGACAGCCAGACATTAGCGAAAATTAATGAAGCGGTCGCTGGCTCCAAGACATCTGCACCAAAAGCGGCTATCCGCCTGACGATCGGATCAACGGGTCCGGAAGTGAAAAAAGTGCAAACAAAGCTAAAGCAGCTCGGTTATTTTACGCATTCGGAAATCACCGGCTATTATGGGTCCATTACGGCGGAAGCAGTAAAGCAATTCCAGAAGAGCGCCGGCATAAAAGCGACCGGCGTTGTCGATGCGGAGACGTATGAGCGCTTGATGGGACAGGCGCCGCAGAAAAAGCTGGATGCCATTGCGCTTGTTGCGGATGCCGCAGAGCTTCTTGGCAAGCCGTATGTCTGGGGCGGGGAAGCACCGCAAGTAGGTTTTGATTGCAGCGGATTGATTGTCTATTTGTTTAAAAAGCAAGGCATTTCGCTGCCGCGCACGGTAGCGACGATTTGGAACGCCGGCACACCGGTTTCCGCCCCTTCGGTTGGCGATATCGTCTTTTTTGCAACGAGCGGGTCGGGCCCGTCCCACGCTGGCATATATATCGGTAATCAGCAATTTATTCACAGCGGCTCTTCCACTGGCGTAACGATCAGCAGTTTGAATAATTCTTATTGGAAAGTCCGCTACTTGGGCGCAAAGCGGTATTAA
- the wecB gene encoding non-hydrolyzing UDP-N-acetylglucosamine 2-epimerase codes for MADKIKVMTIFGTRPEAIKMAPLVLELKKHPELIEPIVTVTAQHRQMLDQVLEIFNIKPDYDLNIMKDRQTLSEITIRSLAGLDDVMKKVKPDLVLVHGDTTTTFVASLAAFYNQIAVGHVEAGLRTWNKYSPFPEEMNRQLTGVIADLHFAPTKKAYENLIRENKKPDSIFITGNTAIDALKTTVTDNYKHDILEKIGDDRMILLTAHRRENLGESMRNMFRAIKRIVQEHEDVQVVYPVHLNPAVREVADEILGNDPRIHLIEPLGVFDFHNLAARAFLILTDSGGVQEEAPSLGVPVLVLRDTTERPEGIEAGTLKLAGTNEETIYSMARELLNNRSEYEKMAKASNPYGDGQASKRIVQAILYYFGKATQPPEPFSV; via the coding sequence ATGGCTGATAAAATAAAAGTTATGACGATTTTTGGCACAAGACCGGAAGCTATAAAAATGGCGCCGCTTGTGTTGGAGCTGAAAAAACATCCGGAGCTGATCGAGCCGATTGTCACCGTCACGGCGCAGCACCGGCAAATGCTCGATCAAGTGCTGGAAATTTTCAATATAAAGCCGGATTATGACTTAAATATTATGAAAGACCGCCAAACGTTATCAGAAATTACTATACGCTCTTTAGCAGGGCTCGACGATGTGATGAAAAAGGTAAAACCGGATTTGGTGCTAGTGCACGGGGATACGACGACAACGTTTGTCGCCAGCCTTGCCGCGTTTTACAATCAGATTGCTGTCGGGCATGTCGAAGCCGGTTTGCGCACATGGAACAAATATTCACCGTTTCCAGAAGAAATGAACCGCCAGCTTACCGGCGTGATCGCCGATCTTCATTTTGCGCCGACAAAAAAAGCGTATGAAAACTTAATCCGTGAAAATAAAAAGCCTGATTCGATTTTTATTACGGGAAATACGGCGATCGACGCGTTAAAAACAACGGTGACAGACAACTATAAGCATGATATTTTAGAGAAAATCGGCGATGATCGCATGATTTTATTAACCGCCCACCGCCGGGAAAATCTTGGCGAATCGATGCGCAACATGTTCCGCGCGATCAAGCGCATTGTCCAAGAACATGAAGATGTGCAAGTCGTTTATCCTGTCCATTTAAACCCGGCGGTGCGCGAAGTAGCTGATGAAATTCTTGGCAATGATCCGCGCATTCATTTGATCGAGCCTTTAGGGGTGTTTGACTTTCATAATCTCGCCGCGAGGGCGTTTCTCATTTTGACCGATTCCGGCGGCGTGCAGGAAGAAGCGCCTTCATTGGGCGTGCCGGTGTTGGTGCTGCGCGACACGACAGAACGGCCGGAAGGCATCGAGGCGGGGACGCTGAAATTAGCGGGAACGAATGAGGAAACGATATACAGCATGGCCCGCGAGCTGTTGAATAACCGCAGCGAATATGAAAAAATGGCGAAAGCCTCGAACCCGTACGGAGACGGCCAGGCTTCCAAGCGCATCGTGCAGGCGATTCTTTATTATTTTGGCAAGGCCACACAGCCGCCTGAACCATTTTCCGTTTAA
- a CDS encoding processed acidic surface protein, producing the protein MKRFCIAIITCFFFATAHGAAPAFAQVDKRELEQYLSSIGWTMNDLLNYLDHYHMTVADFQTMAELKQWLGTPIAEENFQQLLKRYQLTQEELEALLGQFGETVQDYTFIEDLDAAVAFYLRHNGQMQQINDMLGAIGFTEKEANRLFEHVAALRQNLPQQLEALTARMKPFLQVEDAALLTKQQQQQLLSIWEDALSVLQIKPKFYLLENGKKQEVSYRRLLSLHTLGGRDLLIELYNQKGELLSDVQLSEEILASGYVFRAGEKFIHASMLASEMKETMRGDKMPDTASPYLANALLGLLLALFGVYVFWRAKSKAAE; encoded by the coding sequence ATGAAACGATTTTGCATTGCCATCATTACATGTTTCTTTTTTGCCACCGCCCACGGAGCCGCGCCCGCATTTGCGCAAGTCGACAAGCGGGAGCTTGAACAGTACCTCAGCAGCATCGGCTGGACAATGAATGATTTGCTAAACTATTTGGACCATTATCATATGACGGTCGCGGATTTTCAGACGATGGCCGAACTTAAGCAATGGCTCGGCACACCGATTGCAGAAGAAAATTTCCAGCAGTTGCTCAAGCGCTATCAATTGACGCAAGAAGAATTGGAAGCATTGCTCGGCCAGTTTGGCGAAACGGTGCAAGATTATACATTTATTGAAGACTTGGATGCGGCCGTCGCCTTTTATTTGCGCCATAACGGACAAATGCAGCAAATTAACGATATGCTTGGAGCGATTGGCTTTACGGAAAAGGAAGCGAATCGTTTATTTGAGCATGTTGCCGCGCTCCGCCAAAATTTGCCGCAGCAGCTGGAAGCGTTAACCGCGCGCATGAAACCGTTTCTGCAGGTGGAAGACGCGGCACTGCTGACGAAACAGCAACAACAGCAATTGCTTTCCATTTGGGAAGATGCGCTGTCTGTGCTGCAAATAAAACCGAAATTTTATTTGCTGGAAAACGGGAAAAAACAGGAAGTGTCTTACCGCCGGCTTCTGTCGCTACATACGCTTGGCGGGCGCGATTTATTGATTGAACTGTACAACCAAAAAGGCGAATTGCTTTCAGATGTGCAGTTATCGGAGGAGATACTGGCTTCGGGATACGTGTTCCGGGCGGGGGAAAAATTCATCCATGCCAGCATGCTGGCAAGTGAAATGAAAGAGACAATGCGCGGCGACAAAATGCCGGATACCGCTTCTCCGTATCTTGCCAATGCGCTGCTCGGCCTTTTGCTTGCTTTGTTCGGCGTTTATGTGTTTTGGCGGGCCAAAAGCAAAGCGGCGGAGTGA
- a CDS encoding YwpF-like family protein, which produces MKTFKLVGLSVVHDDLHRQEIPFIDGLIINKEDGQNHWLIETYLDKQYEPIFSELQKRNDEFRLQVTITNRSNDPANMIATVRSITRMNNHISVLMDGLLVRSKTDLAEVVLASLVEKGLQGEALLKEFKRQLNERRGFKNNEEKTRIQQ; this is translated from the coding sequence ATGAAAACCTTCAAGCTTGTGGGGCTCTCCGTCGTTCACGACGATTTGCACCGTCAAGAAATTCCATTCATTGACGGACTTATTATTAATAAAGAAGATGGACAAAACCACTGGCTAATTGAGACATATTTAGATAAACAATACGAGCCGATCTTTTCCGAGCTGCAAAAAAGAAACGATGAATTCCGCCTTCAAGTAACGATAACCAACCGAAGCAACGATCCCGCCAACATGATCGCGACCGTTCGTTCCATCACAAGAATGAACAACCATATAAGTGTGCTTATGGATGGCTTGTTAGTCCGGAGCAAAACGGATTTAGCAGAAGTGGTGCTCGCGAGCCTTGTCGAAAAAGGGCTGCAAGGAGAAGCGTTATTGAAGGAATTCAAACGGCAATTGAACGAGCGCCGCGGCTTCAAAAATAATGAAGAAAAAACGCGAATTCAACAATAA
- a CDS encoding WecB/TagA/CpsF family glycosyltransferase: protein MKETFLGVDVCTYTYEQLVAKLMEDIDNNRKSFIVAINPEKIMKAQQDDRLRELLNQATYPIPDGIGVVLASILKRGRIRSRVTGIDMMLRLCQEAAARGKKIFLYGAKPGVADEAKRRLEKMFPGIQIVGTMHGYEKDEQVIKEAINQSGADILFVALGSPAQEYWIANHMHSLSPKVYQGVGGSFDVISGRIKRAPLLVQKLGLEWLYRLLKEPWRWKRQLALPKFLIKVIRE, encoded by the coding sequence ATGAAAGAAACATTTTTAGGTGTCGATGTTTGTACATATACGTACGAACAGCTTGTGGCAAAGTTAATGGAAGACATTGATAATAACCGTAAATCATTTATCGTTGCGATTAATCCCGAGAAAATTATGAAGGCCCAGCAGGATGACCGATTGCGGGAATTGCTGAATCAGGCGACATATCCTATTCCGGACGGGATAGGAGTGGTTTTGGCTTCCATCTTGAAAAGAGGACGCATTCGGTCGCGGGTAACGGGAATCGATATGATGCTCCGCTTGTGCCAAGAAGCGGCAGCAAGAGGAAAAAAAATTTTCCTTTATGGGGCAAAGCCCGGAGTAGCCGATGAGGCAAAGCGGAGATTGGAAAAAATGTTTCCGGGAATTCAAATTGTCGGGACGATGCACGGATATGAGAAAGATGAACAAGTAATAAAAGAGGCGATCAATCAATCGGGGGCGGACATTTTATTTGTTGCGCTTGGAAGTCCTGCCCAAGAATATTGGATCGCTAACCATATGCATTCGCTGTCCCCAAAAGTATATCAAGGAGTTGGCGGGTCTTTTGATGTGATTTCTGGCAGAATAAAAAGAGCCCCCCTTCTTGTTCAAAAGCTTGGGTTAGAATGGCTGTACCGCTTGCTGAAAGAGCCGTGGCGCTGGAAGCGGCAGCTTGCGCTTCCGAAATTCCTCATTAAAGTGATTAGAGAATAG
- a CDS encoding class D sortase produces MGERWETYKMRGAVLCMAAGLITAVWNGYSYWLGYNAVKPWKEERKTPIVPQAADWQTAGTAAKPKIGDQIGTLLIPKLGISIPIYHGTETQQLRKGIGHYPKSALPGERNNMVLSGHRDTVFWQLGQIGIGDKLIVETAAKQFVYRVKKVRIVGENNRTVLVEKPRPTLTVTTCYPFRFIGKAKQRYVLVAQLVSTIKKTG; encoded by the coding sequence ATGGGAGAAAGATGGGAAACATATAAAATGCGGGGTGCCGTTTTATGCATGGCGGCAGGATTAATAACAGCGGTTTGGAATGGATATTCGTACTGGCTCGGGTACAATGCCGTAAAACCATGGAAAGAGGAAAGAAAAACGCCCATTGTTCCGCAAGCGGCTGATTGGCAAACGGCAGGCACCGCCGCGAAGCCAAAGATTGGCGACCAAATTGGGACGTTGTTGATTCCAAAACTCGGTATTTCCATCCCGATTTATCACGGCACGGAAACGCAGCAATTGCGGAAAGGAATCGGTCACTACCCGAAAAGCGCTTTGCCGGGGGAAAGGAACAACATGGTGCTGTCGGGGCACCGTGATACGGTATTTTGGCAATTGGGGCAAATCGGCATTGGCGACAAATTGATCGTGGAAACAGCGGCAAAGCAGTTTGTTTATCGCGTGAAAAAAGTGCGCATCGTCGGTGAAAACAACCGTACCGTCCTTGTCGAAAAGCCGCGCCCGACATTAACGGTGACGACATGTTATCCGTTCCGCTTTATTGGCAAGGCGAAGCAGCGCTATGTTCTTGTGGCGCAGCTTGTTTCCACCATAAAGAAAACGGGCTAG
- a CDS encoding aspartate kinase gives MKVAKFGGSSVASATQFRKVAHIINSDVERRIIVVSAPGKRFKDDIKITDILIQLAQAVMAGKTCDEIVQAVVKRYAEIAKELELPADEFLAELKNDLHWKMNEYRDNPSRLLDAIKASGEDHNARLMALYLQEIGLEASYVSPREAGIVVTDEPGNAQILPESYEKLYHLRNRHGVLVIPGFFGYSPEGNIVTFPRGGSDITGSIVAAGVKADVYENFTDVDSIYCVNPSIVENPRQLREITYREMRELSYSGFSVFHDEALEPVYKAGIPVCVKNTNNPAAPGTWIVAKRNHLDEPIAGIASDTGFCSINISKYLMNREIGFGRKLLQILEDEGISYEHAPSGIDNMSVILRANQLKEGKEQRILARIQAELKVDEVHIEHGLALIMVVGEGMERAVGMAAKATTALAQANINLEMINQGSSEVSMMFGVKEEAVVDAVRALYQAYFQEAVVGNEV, from the coding sequence ATGAAAGTAGCAAAATTTGGCGGAAGCTCGGTTGCAAGCGCCACGCAGTTCCGGAAAGTGGCTCATATCATCAACTCTGACGTGGAGCGCCGCATTATTGTCGTGTCAGCTCCCGGAAAGCGATTTAAAGATGACATAAAAATAACCGATATTCTTATCCAGTTGGCGCAAGCCGTCATGGCCGGAAAAACGTGTGACGAAATCGTCCAAGCGGTAGTAAAGCGATATGCGGAAATCGCCAAGGAACTCGAATTGCCGGCAGACGAGTTTTTGGCAGAATTGAAAAACGACTTGCACTGGAAAATGAACGAATACCGCGATAATCCAAGCCGTTTGCTGGATGCCATCAAAGCGAGCGGGGAAGACCATAATGCGCGATTGATGGCGCTTTATTTGCAGGAGATCGGGCTGGAGGCAAGCTATGTCAGCCCGCGGGAAGCGGGAATTGTCGTTACGGATGAACCGGGGAATGCGCAAATTTTGCCGGAATCGTATGAAAAGCTTTACCATTTGCGAAACCGGCACGGCGTGTTAGTGATTCCCGGATTTTTCGGCTACTCGCCGGAAGGGAATATTGTCACATTCCCGCGCGGCGGTTCGGATATCACCGGATCGATTGTGGCAGCCGGGGTGAAAGCGGACGTATATGAAAACTTTACGGACGTCGATTCGATTTATTGCGTCAATCCTTCCATTGTCGAAAATCCGCGTCAGTTAAGAGAAATTACATACCGGGAAATGCGCGAGCTTTCGTATTCGGGGTTTTCCGTGTTCCATGACGAAGCGCTGGAACCGGTTTATAAAGCGGGCATTCCTGTTTGTGTGAAAAATACGAATAACCCCGCTGCCCCAGGCACTTGGATTGTCGCAAAACGAAACCATCTCGACGAACCGATTGCCGGCATCGCCAGCGATACGGGATTTTGCAGCATTAACATCAGCAAATATTTAATGAACAGGGAAATCGGCTTTGGGCGAAAATTATTGCAAATTTTAGAGGATGAAGGCATTTCGTATGAACATGCTCCGTCCGGCATTGACAACATGTCTGTGATTTTGCGGGCAAACCAATTGAAAGAAGGAAAAGAACAACGCATTTTAGCCCGCATTCAAGCAGAGCTGAAAGTCGACGAAGTTCATATTGAGCACGGGCTTGCGCTGATCATGGTCGTCGGCGAAGGGATGGAGCGCGCCGTCGGGATGGCGGCAAAGGCGACTACGGCGCTTGCGCAGGCAAACATTAACCTCGAAATGATCAACCAAGGTTCATCGGAAGTTAGCATGATGTTCGGCGTCAAGGAAGAAGCCGTAGTCGATGCGGTGCGCGCGCTCTACCAGGCATATTTTCAAGAAGCAGTGGTGGGAAACGAAGTTTAA